AGGTAACACCTTgtaatatgctaattagtgaCCTTTAATTGCTTTATGTTCTCGTGATATCAAAGAGGCCTGCCATCCGACCACCACCACGCCTATAATGAGATATTATCATATTATCATTGAAGGATTTTGTAATCTcctaatgtactgtaaatgtcagaCACCTTCAGGACCATAATGTCAAACCTATTCTCAGTTGTTTGTGCATGCTTCTTGACTTATGCATTCCAGAATgtctacacatacagtacattatgaTGGCAATTGGCCATGTTACAGGGTGCACCAACAGAAACACTTCCACTGTATGAGACACAAGGCAACAGCATTCATTTGTGAGATGGAGCTTAAGTCTGTCTTTGGCTCCGATAACGTCAACTTTTCTGTGCAGCTGTTTGCAGGTTTTTTTACTGACGCACACCTTTAATTACTTAAGGGAAACGCACCATCTGAGAGGTTATGTCTCGGTCCATAGGAAAACCGCAATGGTTTATCCCAGATTTGGATGAAAGTTTAAAAGTCCTTTTTAGGACTTAGGACTGCTTAGTTCCGATCCAGGGATAGAAAGACTGAAATTCTTGgaataaacatttcaaaacaacacaaaaaatcCATCTACCATGGGGCAAAAAAATGTTAACTCACTTCTGGGTTTTCTATACAAAAATGTGTCATCCCTGCGGCACTCTATTGGCTGATCAGTGCTGTCCTAcactattaaaatatatatttaaggaCCTACTCTATAAAAATAAGATTGTTGATCGGTTACTTTTTCCATCTATGACAGACTGTCAGAGAGAGAGGTGTTTCAAGACActtatttctgtgtttttaagtAGCAGATATATTTTATGCATAGTATTCCAAAAAAAGAAGTGAATTTATAACTGCCTATTCAGATATTTTCCAGTAATGTGAATCGGGCAGTATTATTGGCTTTGGGCTTTGGTAAGAAATCACATCAATAAAATGCAATGAAGCAAGCAACAAACTCTGCAAACCATCAATCATGTTTTAGAAGATATGTAAACAATTTTTTCATTTCAAGCATTATGTGGAACACACTTCTTAGAGATTTGCTTTAAAGTAAACAAAGAAAGCCGGACAGCTGGATAGTGTTTCAGGATCAACTCAAAATGCATCTGTTTCTAAGTCATGCGCTGATTGCCTTTCTCTACTCGTAATGCTCATATCCCTGTGTCTTTTATAAGGATAAACACATAATGTAATGTAACCGCTTGGCTGGGTGGATGCATGGATGGGTGTGGTGTGGTGAATAATTGAAAGATCTGTGAGGATGCACGCTTTGCAACTTTTAGCTCTGCCACATTTCCTGTACATTCAGATTAAGCCCGTCACAATGCGAGATTTTCAAAACACTATTATCGTGGCCAAAATAATTCAAGATAACAATATTATCTTGATATCTATTGGCATTTTATTCTAAATTAATGCTTGGAAAGttattcatctttaatttagtttcttttgtgttttgtgagcGTGAATCAAAATCAGAATAGGACATTTATATCCATTGTGGTTCTTGAGGCaattttatggaattttacAATTTAgcagaattttcctgttttttttaaatgtgcttacAATGTCAAAGTACAGAAATAGACTCCAAAAATTACAAGTCGGTGTAAAATTgcatgaaaaacatgtaattttaatttacaaaaatatatatgttacaAGATTTTTCTGCCGCCTCAGCTGCTGGAATATTACCGCTTTTTTATGGCATTTGCAAAACCACCACCTACTATGTTGGAGTGTCAACCAGATAATGGTTCTGAATTATTTGCAATATTATCttatgtgtagtattaacacaatattattTGATATCACGATTATGATCAGCCAGTATATTCCGACACACTGCAGGCAAAATGAGTCTTTAATCCACCATATCAGTCATTCCACAATGCATCAGTCAAAGCTTCCGGATGTCAAGCACGCATCTCAAAGTTTCCTCCCACACTAAGAGGACAGTTAAGGTCAGCAGAGACAAAAAGACCATAACTAGGTCAACTTAGATCCCTCATTTTCACACCGGCAATGTTGTAATAATTCTTGATTAACCAGCTGTTGAGTGTAACGACAGCTGAATTTGGAGCAGGCCTCTCCGGTAATGGTCATTGCACAAATATGCTTACTCAGATCCCATTTGCAGAGCCTCTGGGGAAGAGGTGAACTGCTCTGGTGATTGCACTACAACGGTCTGATTAAAGGGGACGTCTGCACCCAAATGAGAATTATGAAATTAGATGGGATCTGCTGGAGACATGAAAGATCTGATTGAAGTGATATTACACTTACAGTAGATTTGCGTCTTTTCCatatatttaaaagatttatatactTTGAATAATAGAGgagactttatttaaacatatattAATGATTAACCTTTGTAACTGtcagaataaaaaaaagcttCTTTTGGACACTGATCCTAAACATTCAACACGTATCCTGTGTAATAAATGCTGTAATGCCAGCTTTTCCTTAAGCGTTATGTATACCAGATTTCTTCCATGTCATCCAACGCTGGTTTGTGTTATTTTAGAATTTCTTTGACTTGACTTCATAAATTTTACAGAAAACCAGACTCGCATGCACAAGCCATTCAGCAAATCATTTTAgctgtttttccagtgtcttcACATCACTGCAAGCCTCTATTATAGATTAATTGTTTTGTGGTCAGTTTGCATCATCCATCTTATTATGCTTGGTTTTAGTTTATCTTTGCTCTGGTGCAAAGATTTTCTgtcttttgttcttgtttgtGAGCAGAGGAATTGTAATGTTATTGTAATGTCCTCGGCCAGGGGCAGACCCCTTCATTCGGTTCTGCAGCAACAAGGAGCCATGCTTGGGCAGCAGCAGGCTTCACGGCTGAACGTCACTGCTCAAGAGATCGGGACTCTCAATGCTCAGGTTAATGCTCTTTTGGCCAGTGTCAAGCAACTACAGATTGAGGCTGCCGCACATCCGACCGTCGACTAGCCCCATGAACCCGAACCTCATGCAAACAATCCACTGGCGTATGATGGAGATCCCAATGCCTGTGAGGCGTTCCTCTCACAGTGCGCACTGGTCTTCTCCACATGCGACTGGAATGAGCCTGCCCTGCATGCACGCTTCTTGGAGGGTCATGATTGCTGACGAACTCGCTGCTCCCCCAAAAACTGGAGGACCTTATCAATCTCTCCCTCCGGGTGGAGGGTCATCTCTCCCAGCGGCGTCAGAGGAGACTCTTAAACAGTTCGTGGCGATCCCCCCAGAATGTTCTCCTCTAAGCGCCTGTTCCCATTTCCCCTGACACCGAGCCTATGCAGCGGGGACCCAAGCGCCTCACCACTGCTCAGAAGCAGCAGCGGCTCATCCAGGGACTGTGAATTTTATTGTGGGAAGTCCGGTCACCTTGTCGCACACTGCCCGCTAAAAGGCCGTGCCCACCAGTAGAGTGGAGAGTCCTGGTGGGCGCCATCCCTTGTGCAACCTCTCCTTCACGTCCCCTGCTGCCCTGTACCCTGACTTTGAAGGGAAGTCACACGTCAGTCACGCCTTCCTGGATTCCGGAGCAGAGGGCAATTTCATTGATGTGAACACCGCTCGCAAGTGGGGCCTTCCTGCCATTCCTTTGCCTAGATCTATTGCTGCCTGGACGTTGGCGGGTCATCCTCTCATCACTATCAGCCATATCCCACCTCACGTAAGCCTCTTCCTTTCCGGTAACCACTCTGAGCGAATTGAACTGTACATCCTAGAGTCCCTAAATACTACCATAATATTAGGGCATCCCCGGTTGCTACAGCACAATCTTCAAGTGGACAGGTCTAGTAATTATGTGTTAGCTTTGAGTCCGTCCTGTCATgagtcttgtcttggtcctgcctcctctcctgtctctgtgtctcctgTCTTTCAGGTGGAGTCGCCGATTTGACCGGGGTCCCGGAGGAGTACCGTGATCTTCAGAAAGTCGTGGGCTACCTCGTTATCTCCGCATCACCCCTATGACTGTGCCATTTACATTTTaccaggcacttctccgccccgGGGTAGTTTGTCTgctcctgaaagagaggccatggacactTACATTCGAGAGTCGCTTCATGCCGGCCTCATCTGTCACTCCTCCTCACCTGCGGGCGCAGGATTCTTCTTCgtacagaagaaggacggctctctGCGTCCCTGTATCGATTAccgaggtttgaatgacattactGTGAAAAATAGATACCTCTTACCTTTAATGTCGTCTGCCTTTGAGTTATTGCAGGGAGCCCGGTTCTTTACCAAGCTAGACCTCCGCAATGCCTACCATCTGGTGCGCATTCGCGAgggagatgagtggaagactGTGTTTTACACACCTACGGGACACTACGAATATTTGGTGCTTCCTTTCGGTCTGACCTATGCTCCAGCCGTCTTCCAGGGGCTTGTCAATGCCGTGCTGGGTGACATGATCAAtcgttttgtctttgtgtatctggacaatattcaatttttttcctcttctctccaggaacacacccagcACGTCAGACAGGTCCTCCAACGCCTTTTGGAaaatcaactttttgttaaggcggagaagtgcgagtcCCATGCCATGTCTGTTACGTTCCTTGGCCATATTATATCTTCAGAGGGGATTCGACCCGATCCTGCTAATATCAAATCCATCACCTAGTGGCCTATCCCCGAGGCTTTACAGCGCTTCCTGGGATTTGCCAACTTTTACCGACGTTTCATCAGGGGGTTTGGGCAGATCGCTGCTCCGCTTACGGCACTCACCTCCTCAAAAAGGCAGTTCTAAATCATAAAGCTCAGGTAACCTTTGAAAATCTCAAGTCCCATTTCGTCACTGCTCCATTGCTTTGTTTTCCAGATCACGAATGCCAAGTCATTGTTGAGGTGGACACATCAGATGTTGGGGTGGGCACGGTTCTGTCTCAGCGTCTATACCCTGCCGAGTGTAACTACGACATCGGCAACCGAGATCTTTTGGCGGTGCGGCTGGCTTTGTGTGGCATCATTGGTTGGAGGGGTCAGCGCAGTcattcttggtctggacggaccacaagAACCGGCTGGGCACTTTTTTTTGGCTGatttaacttcaccctctcgtaccggccGGGGTCCAAAAACACCAAACCCGATGCGCTCTCACGGCTGTTCGAGGCTCTAGAGAGGGAGCTTGCAGCTGAGGCCATCCTCGGTAAGGGGGTGGTGGTCAGGGCTCTCTCCTGGGGAATTGAGTGGCGGGTTGAGGAGGCCGGACAAGGGTGCAAGTGCCAGAAAAGTGTCAGGAGGGTCAGTTGTTCATGCCGGCGCCGCGTGTGCCCTGATGTTCTTTGGTGGGGCCACTCCTCCAGGTTTGCCGCTCATCCAGGAATCAGGGGAATGTTGGCAGCCATCCGTCAACGCTTCTGGTGGCCAAACTTGACCACCGATGTCAGAAAGTTTGTATTGGCCTGCTCTATTTGCGCCCAATGCAAGCCTGGACATCACCCTTCAGATCTGCTTCGCCCACTGCCCATCCCCTCCCGCCCTTGGTCTCACATCCCCTTAGATTTTGTTACCGGGCTTCCCTCATCCAATGGCCACTTCGTTTTCCTCACAGTAGTGGACAGTTTTTCCAAGACGGTCCATTTTATCCCTCTGCCCAAGCTCTCCTCGGCCCAGGAGATGCCTCAGCTGTTGGTGGATCATGTTTTTTGGCTCCATGGGTTACCGGTCAACATGGTCTCTGATCGGGGTCCCcagttcacctcccggttctggaaagaaTTCTGTAGAAATCGGGGCCATTGCGAGTTTGTCTTCAGGTTTTCACCCGCAGACCAATGGGCAGTGCAAGCGGGATAATCAGGATCTCAAACTAGCACTACGCTATCTGACATCCCACAACTCGTCCTCCTGGAGCCAACAACTCTCGTGGATTGAGTATGCCCACAACTCCCTTCCTGTTTCAGCATCAGGTATGTCCCCTTTTGAGTGTTCCATTGGTTATTCACcacctctgtttctctctcaggAACTCAATGCTGCGGTTCCCTCCGTCCTGGCCTTCCTTCAATGGTGTCGCCGCACCTGGAAGAGGGCCAGGAAGATTCTGGCCCGAACCTCAGTGTGAACCAAGGCAGCTGCTGACCGTCACCGGACCTCTCCCCCAgcctatgtgtgtgtggtcagcgggtatggctctccaccaaggaTCTGCCTCTCTGGGTGCCTTCTCGTATACTGGCTCCCAGATTCATTGGACCATACCgcatcaccaaggtggttaatccagtGACTGTCTGGCTCAGACTTCACCCCACCCTCGGTCGAGTTAACCCTGTATTTCATGTCTCCAGGGTCAAACCCATGTTCTCGTCCCGTCTTAACCACTCCAGCGATCGTCCCACCCCTCCCCCATATCTCGTGGATGGCTCTCCGGTTTACACAGTCAAGAGACTCTTGGACGTTCGCCGCCGTGGCAGGAGTTTCCAATATCTAGTGGACTGGGAAGGTTATGGTGCAGAGGAAAGGTGCTGGGTTCTCACCTGTGACATTCTGGACAGGTCATTGATCGCGGACTTTCACCAGAGACTAGGTGAGCCCCCTTCCAGGATGCCCGGTGGTTCCGCTGGgtgggggggtactgtcatgtCCTCGGTCCCTAGTCTAGTCACAGTCTCAGTCTTCTCTCAGCCTAGTTTAATTACTAGAATTTAATTACTGAATTTGATTCAGGTCCCTTTCTACTATTTTGTCTTAGACTCCAATGCTATAGCTTGCTTGTTTTCCCCCACTATCTCCAGTCTATTTGCCACAGGACCCTCCTTCCGACGATCTCTGCACCCCACTTGACTCTCAGCCAGAGGTTAATCGACAGTCCGCTGCCGGCATCCGCGCTGTTCCGGGCTTCGCTTTCCAGTCTCGCCGTCTTGTCGCACCCACGGGTTCCCATGCCAGTTACCGGGCTTCAAGGGACGTTCCGTTCTGTCGGACTCACTGTGCCGCCCTCCAGCCCTTGTCCACTGGGTGCTGTTCTGGTGTGCTCCGAACTTTGTGGACCTGGACTATCTGCCTATTAACTGTCATTGGTGTGTTCTCTGGTTGAAATAAGCTTGTCATTTACTTCCCCCGCAGTTGAGTCCCATCTCGTTCATGACAATATGGTGTTGAATATACACacgcacaattttttttataaatatgaccTACATAATACAACCATatttataaatgcaatataaatccAGCATCTCTGCATTATAATCCATTTTGCTGTAATCTAGCAGTTCCTAGCTGTCATTCCTGTTACAGTATAAACCCCTATAAAAGGCCCTCAGTCTCTGACACACTGACATACTCATACAAGTGAGTCATGCCCTGGCAGAGGTGAAGTGTATTCTGGCATAGCTTCCAGGAGATGTCTTTGCTATGAGAGAGGAAACATAAAACTAACGCTCATGGCTGAAAGACAACTCAAAGATTTATCATACCATCAGCACACGGCAAGTTTAAGCACTGCCTCAGGCCTTCCTATCAACCCATCTTTCTGTTGGGGGAGATTTCCTTTAAACTCAGTTCAGACATTTCCAGGTCAGTGATAACAGCTTCATTTCTTTACACATGTTCATGTACAAGGACAAGGAtgtaaaatgtacacattttgtaAGGATTAACTGGATAATTCAAGTGAATTATTATCCATTATACATGTTATGCATGCTAATTTTAGTGGGAACAAGTTGCAGTCTTTGCTCACTTAGATAGGGATGACCAAgggaaacaaaagagaaaaatatcTTAATGTATATAAGTGTAAGATGCTTACTAAGTAAGCAGTATACTATTTATTACACTGTATATACACTTCCATTCAAAAGTTTAAGGTCACTTGTTCTTACTTAGGTTtgtccacattttagaataatagtactCATCAAAACTCAAATTAATATTGTGGAATTTATGTTGTGAGTAGAGAAAATTTGAAATAAATCaaactgttatattttagcatcttcagagTAATCACtacagtttaattttttttaatgttgtcttggcattttatcatccaGCTTCTGAATTGTCTAattataatgttattttattctgCATTTGTTCATAATTTTAGGATTTTTAAGGTGATGAAAtagtcctgaaaatgacttgtgaccagtagtgtacagtatattgttgtTCAGTGCCAATAATAACCTGTTGATACAATGAACTCTTTGAAAGTCTGTGACATTAAGATGCAAACAGCAGTGGTCTGTTCTAAAAGGTAACTATTGTCATCACCCTGTTATTAGTGTCACACATGTAAACTGATATTAGCTCACTATCTCCTCATTCTTTGAAGTAAGGATACTAGAGCTTCTACCACCGCTTCAAACAACAAGACTAAAAAGATTGCATCAAAACAGTGTATGTTCATATAGTATACTACAAATAATAACAGtgtcatgttttaaataattcCATGATAGAAACTGGAAACCGAtcgttttaaataaaattaaataaaaatcataatttcacagaatttttcagttttgttttatttttcatgtattttttaaattacagaaaaaatacagcaaatttACTCAAAAACATTTAgggaaaacatgtcattttacagggaaaaacggttattttacagtttatttctggcgcccctgCTACCGAAAAAAGGATGTTTttgttacagtttatttttgaaaatacggtcaaaaaccgtaaaaataaagaaaaagtctgcaaatttaaaagaaaactgttaAGAGAGACATTGAGAGGGATTTTCTTGCTTTCCTCCCCATAAAACAGACATTGCATTTATCTCATTCCAGAGGCACAACAGGACAATACTGATTAGAGGAGTCATTGATTCTCCGTGTAGATAGTGGCGGCCGGTCAATAGGAGGCGCTGGGGCGCCTCCCCCTTAAAGTTATCCAGAGAAGAAAGCtactttaatatgccaacaataagtgtaatatatatcgcaaattaataacgtaataaaataatttagtcgtactattccaccgttagtcatattatcatttattaaaaaatcaaaaaatcaaaattgtattttgttcatacgtgtgcggggcgccggacaaacgagtgtgtatgtaggcacgataattttttaaaagcatGTGATTTGAGGCTGAGCTCTAATTGGCTTGTTTCAAATCGTCCTTGGGGCGCAGCACTCTGCGCCCCAAACCCTCCCACTTTTGTTGTAAGcgaatcaatattgtttttatatttttggcctcatgtgattggaccgttcttaacgcctctcattaccgctcagcagattgtcatttgactgacaggtactgattaacgtggaagcaagcgaaattatctcgagatgaaagaaaattcggttttatctttaaaagaatacccgttccaaaggcgttcagatgaagaaaaaaacgGATCAAGGAGCTTGGACCAGATCGACCCAACTTGCAAATTCAGCAGCAGTCAAGTGATCGCGGTCGATCTTACACTCGGTGCTTTTCCGGCACTTCTTATGGAAAACGGAGTTGGCTAGCTGGATGCGATGTAAGTCatgccttttattgttttccctgtttgctgtttcaaagtcttggcaccgaaacgttgtggacaacaacaggggtttgcgatttaaaacatctctctgaTAAGTGCAAGCGACATGAAAGTAGCCGCAGCCATCTTGACAACGCTATGAGGCTCCAGTTTTTGGGGAAGCTTAGCATTGCTGAACAGCTAGATGAAGGCTACAGGATTGGCATTAGAAGGCACAATGAAGAGGTCACAAAAAATCgacacatcctgtctagaataaTAGACTGTGTAAAATTTTGTGACGCATTTGAGCTGGCTTTGCGTGGCCACAATGAGAGCGAGAGCTCAGATAACCCCGGGATATTCCGTGGCTTGGTCGACTTTGTTGCTTCTCTTGATGGAGTTTTGAAAGAGCACCTCGAGAATGCCTCTGTGTTTAAGGGAACTTCGAAAACCGTGCAGATCGAGCTGTTGGACTGTATTTTGTCTGTTATGAGGGAACACATAATCCAAGAAGCACAAAACAGCGATTTTCTATCAATCCAGGCCGACGAGACCACCGATATTGCCACACAGTGCCAACTTGTTCTTGTGCTGCGCTACATTGATGGCAAAAGCTATGTACAGGAgaggttttttgcttttattcatctgcattcaaCTACAGCTGATTCCATCGCTACAGCACTAAAAGAGCATCTTACTGTCATCCTTCCAGAGGATCAGAAGTGTAAACTCATCTCCCAAGCGTATGATGGAGCCAGCGTGATGAGAGGTGCCACTGCAGGTGTTCAAAGGAAGATTCAAGATGTGTACCCAAATGCCCATTACATCCACTGCTATGCTCATCAGCtcaatctaataatgcaaaaggccacttctcacatacccaaagttagaatttttttttctaacCTTGGAGGATTTCCCAGCTTTTTTTCAAGATCACCCAAGCGCACAGATGTTCTTGATAAAGTAGTTGCCCATAGACTACCAACATCAAGCAGTGTTAGATGGAACTTCCACAGCCGTGCCATCAATACAGTGTTTGAGCACAGAGAGGGCCTCATTTGCTGTTTTGAAACTATTCGAGACTCAGGTGACTTTGACCCTGTTACCACCAGAGAGGCAGGAGGCTTTGCCATGCTGCTGGAGGAtcaggattttaatttttttctgcaacttttccacaacatcatgccacacgtggacatcctctatgccaaactccagaagaaggacatagattcagtccacattaaggggagcatccagcagttccagcaggacatacagaagatcaggtagcagctgtattccttcttttgaatttgttatcattattattgttattagtcatacattttcttaatcctTTGCAGAAATTCTCTCCATTCTCTGGTTAACCAAAGCAGTGAAGGAGCTTCTCAACCAAAGAGGCGGCGGTTGCTTAGTCCAGACGTCCATGAACGGATTGCAACAGAGGTAAGTTTATTGTAGTCCTTGTTACTCTGCAGTTTTTCATAGAAAAGCTATCAAAGGAAGCtatcaaaaagaaagtaaatattaacaacaagttaaacggcatggtttcatttaccctctttgggtactaa
This sequence is a window from Triplophysa rosa linkage group LG4, Trosa_1v2, whole genome shotgun sequence. Protein-coding genes within it:
- the LOC130552381 gene encoding zinc finger MYM-type protein 1-like; this translates as MRLQFLGKLSIAEQLDEGYRIGIRRHNEEVTKNRHILSRIIDCVKFCDAFELALRGHNESESSDNPGIFRGLVDFVASLDGVLKEHLENASVFKGTSKTVQIELLDCILSVMREHIIQEAQNSDFLSIQADETTDIATQCQLVLVLRYIDGKSYVQERFFAFIHLHSTTADSIATALKEHLTVILPEDQKCKLISQAYDGASVMRGATAGVQRKIQDVYPNAHYIHCYAHQLNLIMQKATSHIPKVRIFFSNLGGFPSFFSRSPKRTDVLDKVVAHRLPTSSSVRWNFHSRAINTVFEHREGLICCFETIRDSGDFDPVTTREAGGFAMLLEDQDFNFFLQLFHNIMPHVDILYAKLQKKDIDSVHIKGSIQQFQQDIQKIRNSLHSLVNQSSEGASQPKRRRLLSPDVHERIATEVCDTILQHTMERFCFTSHLVSATLLQADRFEQYTVAFPEDALSRTLKAYPVLNGSKLKTELSLIYCKEEFRTCCGAVDLLQLFKENNLEEVFSETVTLLKILITTPMTTAEAERCFSTLKRVKTFLRNSMTQERLNALAMLSMEKRMVTEIIDFNQKVIEKFASQKERRAKFIFK